A region from the Mucilaginibacter sp. CSA2-8R genome encodes:
- a CDS encoding carbon-nitrogen hydrolase — protein sequence MSKVKVGLVQMSCTADKQQNLHKAIEKVREAAAKGAQIVCLQELFTSLYFCDEENYDNFQLAEAIPGPSTDELSKVAAELGVVIIASLFEKRTQGLYHNTTAVLDADGAYLGKYRKMHIPDDPGFYEKFYFTPGDLGYKVFKTKFAKIGVLICWDQWYPEAARITALMGAEILFYPTAIGWASTQDVDTNTEQYNAWQTIQRSHSVANGVHVVSVNRVGEEVGLKFWGGSFVSNPFGKVIFQGDHQEEQVTVVDLDLSKTDYYRTHWPFLRDRRVETYQPITKRLLDDE from the coding sequence ATGAGCAAAGTAAAAGTAGGTTTGGTACAGATGAGCTGTACGGCTGATAAACAGCAAAATTTACATAAAGCTATTGAAAAGGTACGCGAAGCAGCCGCCAAAGGTGCGCAGATTGTGTGCTTGCAGGAGCTTTTTACCTCATTGTATTTTTGTGACGAGGAAAATTACGACAACTTTCAGTTAGCCGAAGCTATTCCGGGCCCATCTACCGATGAGCTTTCGAAGGTAGCTGCCGAACTGGGCGTAGTAATTATAGCCTCTTTGTTTGAAAAACGTACGCAAGGTTTGTATCATAATACCACTGCGGTGTTGGATGCTGACGGTGCTTACCTGGGTAAGTATCGCAAAATGCACATCCCCGACGATCCGGGCTTTTATGAGAAGTTTTACTTTACTCCCGGCGATTTAGGTTATAAAGTATTCAAAACCAAATTTGCAAAAATCGGTGTATTGATTTGCTGGGACCAATGGTATCCGGAAGCTGCCCGTATCACTGCTTTAATGGGTGCCGAAATATTATTTTATCCAACCGCTATTGGCTGGGCATCTACGCAGGATGTGGACACCAATACCGAGCAATACAATGCATGGCAAACCATACAGCGCTCACATTCGGTAGCTAACGGAGTACACGTGGTAAGCGTTAACCGGGTAGGCGAAGAAGTTGGCCTGAAATTCTGGGGTGGCTCCTTTGTGTCTAACCCTTTCGGAAAAGTTATTTTCCAGGGCGACCACCAGGAAGAGCAGGTGACCGTGGTTGATTTAGATTTGTCGAAAACTGACTACTACCGCACGCACTGGCCTTTCCTGCGCGACAGGCGAGTAGAAACTTATCAGCCCATCACTAAACGACTGTTGGACGATGAATAA
- a CDS encoding lysylphosphatidylglycerol synthase transmembrane domain-containing protein produces MIAKEKAAKPKTWKDTLWSVTKLLLKIAVTSALLYYVFSKIEIGKVKGLIAQSNPWWMVAALLCFFTSTIVSASRLLSYFKSIHLRLDIRFNIRLYLLGMFYNLCLPGGIGGDGYKIYLLNQRYNLPAKKVFWAILFDRLSGFWAIGFITMALILFVPQIHIHIAIPLSVFLGGTAVYYLVMRRFFKEYTHYFFEAHFKALGVQSLQVLTILLILLGLHFNGKFAPYLLSFLMSSLAAVFPFTLGGLGAREYIFTWLSGIFHMNASLAVFVSLSFYVVSAIVSLIGVYYVFNENKLQEGLPPIVIEDDTEEEQAKPNLS; encoded by the coding sequence ATGATAGCTAAAGAAAAAGCTGCCAAGCCCAAAACCTGGAAAGACACGCTCTGGAGCGTTACCAAACTATTGCTCAAAATTGCAGTAACCTCTGCCTTACTTTATTACGTATTCAGCAAGATTGAAATAGGAAAAGTTAAAGGTTTAATTGCCCAATCTAACCCCTGGTGGATGGTTGCGGCACTGCTCTGTTTTTTTACATCAACTATTGTATCAGCCTCGCGGTTACTGAGTTATTTTAAGTCTATCCACCTTAGACTGGATATTCGCTTTAACATAAGACTATACCTGTTAGGTATGTTCTATAACCTTTGCCTGCCGGGTGGCATTGGCGGCGACGGCTATAAAATTTATTTGCTTAACCAGCGATATAATCTGCCGGCTAAAAAAGTGTTTTGGGCTATCTTGTTCGACAGGCTGAGCGGCTTTTGGGCTATAGGGTTTATTACCATGGCACTTATTTTATTTGTGCCGCAAATACATATTCACATTGCTATTCCGCTAAGTGTATTTTTAGGTGGAACGGCCGTTTACTACTTAGTAATGCGCCGTTTTTTTAAAGAGTATACTCATTACTTTTTTGAGGCACACTTCAAGGCACTGGGCGTGCAGTCGTTACAGGTACTTACCATATTGCTTATTTTACTGGGCTTACATTTTAACGGTAAGTTTGCTCCTTATTTGCTTAGTTTTTTAATGTCGTCGCTGGCAGCCGTGTTTCCGTTTACTTTAGGCGGATTAGGCGCACGCGAGTATATATTTACCTGGTTATCAGGCATATTTCATATGAACGCCAGTTTGGCGGTGTTTGTAAGTTTGTCTTTTTACGTAGTATCAGCTATCGTATCGCTGATAGGCGTGTATTACGTTTTTAATGAAAACAAATTACAGGAAGGCCTGCCACCTATTGTAATTGAGGATGACACCGAAGAAGAGCAAGCTAAACCAAACCTGAGCTAA
- a CDS encoding SDR family oxidoreductase, with protein sequence MNIVITGASSGVGFEAVLELILQNHHHVIALARSQDKLTRLLEIAKGLNPDCTLYPIAFDIVHDEYAGLQQFINTHFEGKVDVLINNAGTLINKPFEKLDEGDFIEMLQSNYIGHVRMIQNLLPQITQGGHIVNIGSMGGVQGSVKFAGLAAYSASKGALHTLTECLALELKDRQINVNCLALGSAQTEMLEQAFPDYQSPVMAFEMGKYIADFATTGHKFFNGKILPVAVTTP encoded by the coding sequence ATGAACATCGTAATCACTGGAGCAAGCAGCGGCGTAGGGTTTGAAGCAGTATTGGAACTCATTTTACAGAATCACCACCACGTGATTGCCTTGGCGCGCTCGCAGGATAAACTTACCCGTTTATTAGAAATTGCCAAAGGCTTAAACCCCGATTGTACGCTTTACCCCATAGCCTTTGACATTGTACACGATGAATATGCAGGTTTGCAACAGTTTATCAACACCCATTTTGAGGGCAAAGTAGATGTGTTGATTAACAACGCCGGTACTTTGATAAACAAACCTTTTGAAAAACTAGACGAAGGCGACTTTATAGAAATGCTGCAAAGCAATTACATTGGCCATGTGCGGATGATACAAAACCTGTTACCCCAAATTACCCAGGGAGGACATATAGTAAACATTGGCAGTATGGGCGGTGTACAGGGTAGCGTAAAATTTGCCGGCTTAGCGGCGTACTCTGCCAGTAAAGGCGCTTTACATACTTTAACCGAATGTTTGGCTTTAGAATTGAAAGACAGGCAAATCAATGTGAACTGCCTGGCCCTGGGCTCGGCCCAGACTGAGATGCTGGAACAAGCTTTTCCGGACTACCAATCGCCGGTAATGGCGTTTGAAATGGGTAAATACATTGCCGACTTTGCCACTACAGGGCATAAGTTTTTTAACGGAAAAATTTTACCGGTTGCGGTAACTACGCCGTAA
- a CDS encoding 1-phosphofructokinase family hexose kinase: MKHIITLTLSPVVDKSTTVDKIIADQKLICIEPRFEAGGGGINVSRGLKRLNLTSLAIFPSGGLTGQHLQDLLRAEHINQMPVLTEKMTRENFIVINREVHEEYRFGMPAVELLPKEEREILSVIKKLLPKPKFMVVSGGMPPGLSADFLAKVARIAQQNEARLIVDTSGDALKYAVEEGVYLLKPNQAELSKLTGIDIKDISAVEAAAQQIIGKGKCQIIVVSLGAQGAYVATRGFSEYVEAPQVEKRSTVGAGDSMVAGMVYACEKGMDIRQTIRMGIACGSAATMNPGPELFNKADAEKLFQQMMNKMK, translated from the coding sequence ATGAAACACATTATAACCCTTACGCTGAGCCCAGTAGTTGATAAAAGTACCACAGTTGATAAAATTATAGCCGATCAAAAACTGATTTGCATTGAGCCCCGGTTTGAAGCCGGAGGTGGCGGTATCAATGTGTCGCGCGGACTGAAACGGCTGAATTTAACGTCACTGGCTATATTCCCGTCAGGAGGTTTAACCGGTCAGCATTTGCAAGACTTGCTCAGGGCAGAGCACATTAACCAAATGCCGGTGCTTACCGAAAAAATGACCCGAGAAAACTTTATCGTCATCAACCGCGAGGTGCACGAGGAGTATCGTTTTGGAATGCCTGCCGTAGAGTTGTTACCCAAAGAAGAGCGCGAAATACTCAGTGTTATAAAAAAGCTGTTACCCAAACCCAAATTTATGGTGGTTAGCGGAGGTATGCCGCCGGGTTTAAGTGCTGATTTTTTAGCTAAAGTTGCCCGCATAGCACAACAGAATGAAGCCAGGCTAATTGTTGATACCTCGGGCGACGCATTAAAATATGCGGTAGAAGAGGGCGTTTATTTACTCAAACCCAACCAGGCAGAGCTAAGCAAACTTACCGGGATTGATATTAAGGATATTAGCGCGGTTGAAGCCGCAGCACAACAGATTATAGGCAAAGGTAAATGCCAGATTATCGTAGTATCATTAGGTGCACAAGGCGCTTACGTGGCTACCCGTGGCTTTAGCGAGTATGTTGAGGCACCGCAGGTAGAAAAGCGCAGCACGGTTGGCGCCGGCGATAGTATGGTGGCCGGAATGGTTTATGCCTGCGAAAAAGGCATGGACATACGCCAGACGATACGCATGGGTATTGCCTGCGGTAGTGCAGCCACCATGAACCCTGGCCCCGAGCTGTTTAATAAAGCAGATGCCGAAAAGCTGTTTCAGCAAATGATGAACAAAATGAAATAG